In Musa acuminata AAA Group cultivar baxijiao chromosome BXJ3-11, Cavendish_Baxijiao_AAA, whole genome shotgun sequence, one DNA window encodes the following:
- the LOC135652236 gene encoding protein NETWORKED 3C-like gives MATSTTRGKEEEEEEEEEEAPVRATMQQQQLAQSWWFGSLKNSRQSPWLISTLAELDEKTKQMLRLVEDDADSFAKRAEMYYKKRPQLVSMIEDFRRAHRSLAVQCDQLRSGGAACRVTAALGASRLDRSWARSISSDKGEVESRSSASDSDDDDDDDSEESEVDDPEQGGERRGRETPDADLVKLMGEVERLKEENAALKSEIAGKDEEKRDVIRQLALSLQILKEEHAGLRMCIKDGKTKGPISEFKKLTRKLFGRQ, from the exons ATGGCTACATCAACaacaagaggaaaagaagaagaagaagaagaagaagaagaagaagcaccag TGAGGGCGACGATGCAGCAGCAGCAACTCGCCCAGTCGTGGTGGTTCGGCAGTCTCAAGAATTCCAGGCAATCTCCATGGCTGATATCAACACTCGCAG AGCTTGACGAGAAGACCAAACAGATGCTGCGATTGGTGGAGGACGATGCCGACTCCTTCGCCAAGCGCGCCGAGATGTACTACAAGAAGAGGCCTCAGCTGGTGAGCATGATCGAGGACTTCCGCCGCGCGCATCGCTCACTGGCCGTGCAGTGCGATCAACTCAGATCCGGCGGTGCGGCATGTCGCGTCACCGCGGCGCTCGGTGCGTCTCGGTTGGACAGGAGCTGGGCACGGAGCATAAGCAGCGACAAGGGTGAAGTCGAGTCGCGGAGCTCTGCCTCGGattccgacgacgacgacgacgacgactccgAGGAGTCCGAAGTGGATGACCCCGAACAAGGAGGCGAGCGCAGGGGGAGGGAGACGCCAGACGCGGATTTGGTGAAGCTGATGGGTGAGGTTGAAAGACTCAAAGAGGAGAACGCAGCTCTGAAGTCGGAGATCGCAGGAAAAGACGAAGAGAAGAGAGATGTCATCAGGCAGCTGGCGTTGTCGCTGCAGATCCTGAAGGAGGAGCACGCCGGTCTCAGGATGTGCATCAAAGATGGGAAGACGAAGGGACCCATTTCTGAGTTCAAGAAGCTCACTAGGAAGCTTTTTGGGAGGCAATGA
- the LOC103970496 gene encoding probable nucleolar protein 5-2 has protein sequence MLVLFETPAGFALFKVLDEGKLDKVEDLWKEFSTSESARKIVKLKAFNKFENTSDALSAATLLIDSKPSKGLRKFLRTHCDGETLAVADSKLGNAIKEKLKIDCLHNNAVMELMRGLRNQLTELISGLAVQDLAPMSLGLSHSLSRYKLKFSPDKVDTMIIQAIGLLDDLDKELNTYAMRVREWYGWHFPELAKIVQDNIQYAKVVKLMGNRTNAVNLDFSEVLSEETEAELKEAAVISMGTEVSDLDLANIKELCDQVLALSEYRAQLYDYLKSRMNTIAPNLTALVGELVGARLIAHGGSLLNLAKQPGSTVQILGAEKALFRALKTKHATPKYGLIFHASLIGQAAPKIKGKISRSLAAKTALAIRYDALGDGQDNTMGLENRAKLEARLRVLEGRELGRSAGSTKGKPKIEFYDKDRKKGAGALITPAKTYNPSGDLVFGQTTDLAPRKQTAEQEATLRKKRKHEEAELEPTGEASEDPPKEEGEGEGEKRKKKKKVELGSTDDQISISEAEGQTKKKKKKKKDKAPGAELVNQDNIAAPESEEELSKKKKKKKKQAEEEQAAGDTSNRKKDKKKKDKGL, from the exons ATGTTGGTGTTGTTCGAAACCCCTGCGGGTTTTGCCTTGTTCAAAGTTTTGGATGAAGGGAAGTTGGACAAAGTTGAG GATTTGTGGAAGGAATTTTCTACCTCAGAATCGGCTAGAAAG ATTGTAAAGCTGAAAGCTTTCAATAAATTTGAGAACACTTCAGATGCATTATCCGCTGCAACCTTATTGATTGATAGCAAGCCTAGCAAGGGCCTTCGGAAGTTTCTACGTACTCACTGTGATGGTGAAACCTTGGCCGTGGCTGATTCAAAACTTGGAAACGCAATTAAAGAGAAGCTG AAAATAGACTGTCTCCACAACAATGCTGTAATGGAGCTAATGAGAGGACTAAGGAACCAGTTGACAGAACTTATATCTGGGTTGGCGGTGCAAGATTTAGCTCCAATGAGCTTGGGATTGTCACACAGCTTATCTAGGTACAAGCTGAAATTCAGCCCTGATAAG GTGGATACAATGATTATTCAAGCCATAGGCTTGTTGGATGATCTTGACAAAGAGCTCAATACCTATGCCATGAGAGTCCGTGAATGGTATGGATGGCATTTTCCAGAGCTTGCTAAGATTGTACAGGACAATATTCAGTATGCAAAGGTGGTTAAGCTGATGGGAAACCGTACAAATGCTGTCAATCTTGATTTCTCTGAG GTACTGTCTGAAGAGACTGAAGCAGAGCTGAAGGAAGCAGCAGTTATATCAATGGGAACTGAAGTTAGTGACCTAGACTTGGCAAATATTAAAGAACTATGCGATCAAGTTCTAGCTCTTTCAGAGTATAGAGCTCAACTTTATGATTACCTTAAAAGCAGAATGAATACAATTGCGCCAAATTTGACTGCTCTTGTTGGTGAGCTTGTTGGAGCTCGTCTTATTGCTCATGGTGGTAGCTTATTGAATCTAGCAAAGCAACCGGGTAGCACAGTTCAGATCCTTGGAGCGGAAAAG GCTCTGTTCAGAGCtctcaagacaaaacatgctacaCCAAAATATGGGCTTATCTTCCATGCATCTCTAATTGGTCAGGCAGCACCCAAAATCAAAGGAAAGATTTCTCGTTCTCTTGCTGCAAAAACTGCTTTGGCTATTAGATATGATGCTCTTGGGGATGGTCAAGACAACACTATGGGACTAGAAAATCGAGCTAAG CTTGAAGCCCGCCTTAGGGTTCTTGAGGGCAGAGAATTGGGTCGTTCTGCTGGGTCAACAAAAGGAAAGCCCAAGATTGAGTTTTATGATAAAGATCGAAAGAAGGGTGCGGGGGCTCTGATTACTCCAGCAAAG ACATATAATCCTTCAGGTGATCTTGTGTTTGGGCAAACCACTGATCTAGCTCCAAGGAAGCAAACCGCTGAGCAGGaagcaacacttagaaagaagagGAAGCACGAGGAAGCAGAACTGGAACCCACTGGAGAAGCTTCTGAAGACCCTCCTAAAGAGGAGGGCGAGGGTGAAGgggagaaaaggaagaagaaaaagaaggttgaGTTAGGAAGCACTGATGATCAAATTTCCATCAGTGAAGCAGAAGGGcagacaaaaaagaagaaaaagaaaaagaaggataaaGCTCCAGGCGCTGAGTTAGTGAACCAAGATAATATTGCTGCTCCTGAATCTGAAGAGGAGCtttctaaaaagaaaaagaagaagaaaaagcaggCTGAAGAAGAGCAAGCTGCAGGTGATACATCAAACAGGAAAAAGGACAAGAAGAAAAAAGACAAGGGCCTGTGA